Proteins from one Candidatus Neomarinimicrobiota bacterium genomic window:
- a CDS encoding VanZ family protein, translated as MTISKKLRWGGLLGYMLIIFVLSSIPGNTLQETGFFHHDKLLHLIEYGFLGSLSALLVLHPEKMEAGSVVRMDYALAIGIGWTYAVFDEIHQYFVPGRMMEMNDFIADAVGVVLGVVAYRWVMKKIFVKQGSTA; from the coding sequence ATGACCATATCTAAAAAGCTGCGATGGGGTGGTCTCCTCGGTTACATGTTGATTATTTTCGTGCTCTCTTCCATTCCGGGGAACACGTTGCAGGAGACGGGTTTCTTCCATCATGATAAATTATTGCATCTGATTGAATACGGTTTTCTCGGGAGCTTGAGTGCTTTATTGGTTCTGCATCCGGAGAAAATGGAGGCCGGTTCTGTGGTACGGATGGATTACGCCCTGGCGATCGGTATCGGCTGGACCTATGCGGTGTTTGATGAAATTCATCAATACTTTGTGCCTGGGCGAATGATGGAGATGAACGATTTCATCGCGGATGCCGTCGGGGTAGTGCTTGGAGTCGTTGCCTATCGGTGGGTTATGAAAAAAATCTTCGTTAAACAGGGTTCGACAGCATGA